In Prunus dulcis chromosome 1, ALMONDv2, whole genome shotgun sequence, the following are encoded in one genomic region:
- the LOC117625330 gene encoding sulfhydryl oxidase 2 isoform X1, which yields MSRALWLLILSLFSLTFTLSASSSSWGSRSILRAVNTDNADVHDYAVELNATNFDEVLRDTPASFAVVEFFAHWCPACRNYKPQYEKVARLFNGPDAVHPGIILMTRVDCASKINTKLCDNFSVGHYPMLFWGPPSKFASAGWEPTQTKSDIRVIADGRTADRLLSWINKQTGSSFALDDQKFENEHLSSNVSDPGQIARAVYDVEEATSTAFEIILGHKMIKSNTRASLVKFLQLLVAHHPSRRCRKGSAEVLVNFDDLCPLDMWSADRQGDQDVQAALGNFQICGRDVPRGYWMFCRGSKNDTRGFSCGLWVLLHSLSVRIEDGESNFAFTTICDFVHNFFICEECRQHFYDMCSSVSTPFNKSRDFALWLWSAHNKVNERLIKEEASLGTADPKFPKMIWPLRQFCPSCYLSRSQKNDGIEWDQDEVFKFLKEYYGKTLVSLYKDKGINGNDGTNRVLEDLVPSTNAIVVPLGAALAVAVASCAFGALACYWRSQQKSRKYFHHLRSLKKI from the exons ATGTCTCGTGCACTTTGGCTTCTGATTCTGAGCCTCTTTTCGTTGACCTTCACACTCTccgcttcttcttcctcgtGGGGATCGCGCTCGATCCTCCGTGCCGTCAATACAGACAACGCTGATGTTCACGACTACGCCGTCGAATTGAATGCCACGAATTTCGATGAAGTCCTCAGAGACACCCCTGCCTCCTTTGCCGTAGTCGAATTCTTCGCTCACTG GTGTCCGGCTTGCAGAAACTATAAG CCCCAATATGAAAAGGTTGCGAGGCTTTTCAATGGGCCTGATGCTGTGCATCCAGGGATCATATTAATGACAAGGGTGGACTGTGCCTCAAAG ATAAATACCAAACTCTGTGATAACTTTTCTGTGGGTCATTATCCTATGCTCTTTTGGGGACCTCCATCTAAATTTGCATCTGCCGGTTGGGAACCTACACAAACCAAAAGTGATATACGTGTCATTGCTGATGGCCGCACAGCTGATCGATTGCTTAGTTGGATCAACAAGCAAACAGGCAG CTCATTCGCCTTGGATGAtcagaaatttgaaaatgagcATCTTTCGTCAAATGTGTCGGACCCTGGGCAG ATTGCTCGGGCTGTCTATGACGTTGAGGAAGCAACATCAACTGCTTTTGAAATAATCTTAGGACACAAG ATGATCAAATCAAATACACGGGCTTCATTAGTGAAATTTCTTCAACTTTTGGTGGCTCATCATCCTTCTAGGAG GTGCCGAAAGGGAAGTGCAGAGGTACTAGTGAATTTTGATGACTTGTGCCCACTAGATATGTGGTCAGCTGACAGACAGGGAGACCAAGATGTACAGGCTGCTCTGGGGAATTTTCAGATTTGTGGTAGAGATGTTCCTCGAGGATATTGG ATGTTTTGCCGTGGCAGCAAAAATGATACCAGGGGCTTTAG CTGCggattatgggttcttctacaTTCACTTTCAGTTAGAATTGAGGATGGAGAGAGCAATTTTGCGTTCACCACAATATGTGATTTTGTGCATAACTTCTTCATCTGTGAGGAATGCCGCCAACATTTTTACGATATGTGTTCAAG TGTTTCTACTCCTTTCAACAAGTCCCGCGACTTTGCCCTTTGGCTGTGGAGTGCTCACAATAAAGTCAATGAGAGATTGATTAAAGAGGAAGCCTCTTTAGGAACTGCTGATCCCAAATTCCCAAAAATGATTTGGCCTCTTAGGCAGTTCTGCCCATCTTGTTACCTCTCTCGTAGCCAGAAAAATGACGGAATTGAATGGGACCAGGATGAGGTGTTCAAATTTCTGAAAGAATATTATGGGAAAACGCTTGTTTCTCTTTACAAAGACAAGGGTATTAATGGGAATGACGGGACAAACAGGGTTCTTGAAGATTTGGTGCCCTCAACAAATGCGATTGTGGTGCCTCTGGGGGCTGCATTggctgttgctgttgctagTTGTGCATTCGGAGCGCTTGCTTGCTACTGGCGTTCGCAGCAAAAGAGTCGGAAGTATTTCCACCACCTTCGctctttaaagaaaatttga
- the LOC117613478 gene encoding uncharacterized protein LOC117613478: MGNYISCTLATPLIKSSKSARVIFPNSAVRQFREPIKAAELMLECPGTFLANSQSLHIGRRFSALGADEELEFGNVYLMFPMRRLSSLVTAADMAVFFMAANSAAKRISGGKVRILPENGREGGEMVGAESGEESHDDQDQDGKGDRGPLRLSLDGVEGLQVAEFQYRLAACRSRKPVLETIKEEPISSR, from the coding sequence ATGGGAAACTACATCTCATGCACTTTGGCCACGCCTCTGATCAAGAGCTCCAAATCAGCAAGAGTGATCTTCCCAAACAGCGCCGTTCGACAGTTCCGGGAACCGATCAAAGCGGCGGAGCTCATGCTCGAGTGTCCAGGCACCTTCTTAGCAAACTCACAGTCTCTCCACATAGGCCGCAGATTCTCCGCTCTCGGCGCCGACGAGGAGTTGGAGTTTGGCAATGTTTACCTCATGTTCCCGATGAGGAGGCTCAGCTCTTTAGTCACGGCCGCAGACATGGCAGTGTTCTTCATGGCGGCCAACTCAGCGGCCAAGCGCATATCCGGCGGCAAGGTCAGAATCTTGCCCGAAAACGGCCGCGAAGGAGGAGAAATGGTAGGAGCGGAGAGCGGGGAAGAAAGTCATGATGATCAAGATCAAGATGGTAAAGGTGATCGAGGTCCACTGAGGTTGAGTTTGGATGGAGTTGAGGGGTTGCAGGTGGCAGAGTTTCAGTATAGGTTAGCTGCCTGTAGGTCAAGGAAGCCTGTATTGGAAACCATCAAAGAAGAGCCGATTTCTTCAAgataa
- the LOC117625349 gene encoding uncharacterized protein LOC117625349 has product MGEHFVLLVDRLITESTLEAAIESRNRSMQATSSAIDKAKIDGCCQKIIDVKDISPLTGKLVECRICQDEDQDSNMETPCSCCGSLKYAHRRCVQRWCNEKGDTVCEICHQQFKPGYTAPPPLFQFGRIPMNFRGNWEISQRDSPRIIAMVSTDRAFLNTNPDYDEYSASTARNVLCCRSLAFIFMVLLILRHTLPLIINGNKEYSFPLVMLLLLRTLGIVLPIYVIVRAVTAIQRRRGHQELSTSSDEETEPSILQPELEPQPHVIRVH; this is encoded by the exons ATGGGGGAACACTTTGTATTGTTGGTGGATCGATTAATCACCGAATCCACGTTAGAAGCTGCAATTGAGAGCAGGAACCGGTCGATGCAAGCCACATCCTCAGCAATCGACAAAGCGAAAATTGATGGCTGTTGCCAGAAAATAATAGATGTTAAGGATATATCACCCTTAACTGGGAAGCTAGTAGAATGCAGAATATGCCAAGACGAGGATCAAGATTCAAACATGGAGACACCCTGCTCTTGCTGTGGCAGCTTAAAG TATGCGCACCGCAGATGTGTACAGAGGTGGTGCAATGAGAAAGGTGACACAGTGTGTGAGATATGCCACCAG CAATTCAAACCTGGTTATACAGCTCCTCCTCCACTGTTTCAATTCGGGCGTATACCAATGAACTTCag GGGAAACTGGGAGATTTCGCAAAGGGACAGCCCGCGCATTATAGCAATGGTTTCGACTGACCGTGCTTTCCTGAATACTAATCCTGACTACGATGAGTATTCAGCTTCTACTGCAAGAAATGTGTTATGCTGTCGTTCACTCGCTTTCATc TTCATGGTCCTGCTGATTCTACGGCATACGCTTCCTCTCATAATCAATGGAAACAAAGAATACTCTTTCCCACTCGTTATG TTGTTGCTTTTACGAACTCTTGGGATTGTGCTGCCAATATATGTAATTGTGAGGGCAGTAACTGCTATTCAGCGCCGCCGAGGCCATCAA GAACTTTCCACTTCCTCTGATGAAGAAACAGAACCTTCAATCCTTCAGCCTGAGCTTGAGCCCCAACCCCATGTCATTCGTGTTCACTAA
- the LOC117615570 gene encoding putative fasciclin-like arabinogalactan protein 20: protein MAALLLVSLILLSLLSLSSSLPNQAVLDAAEILSDSGFVSMALTLELVSQSLVPQSPSLTIFAPPDTAFTRSGQPSLSLLQIHFCPLPLPLQTLKALPAGTKIPTLLSGHSLIVTTPSSGAPISLNNVKITSAAPLYDDGFLIIFGVDKFFDANFQLPIPIRSPVPDPVCESSTSSSSANVTTTIGFPGASWFEGASAVLRSNGYNVMASFLDLQLVGFKNPNSMTVFAPLDQAIENPLQYPSIFLRHVVPCRLLWSDLVRFDEGTVLPTYMEGFTITISRSGDVLLLNGVPVFFANMYYSDSLVVHGLRESLVMLEMPEVADESSPESGTNDEVPFDNTEF, encoded by the coding sequence ATGGCCGCACTGCTGCTCGTCTCCCTCATTCTCCTTtcactcctctctctctcctcttcccTCCCCAACCAAGCCGTCCTCGACGCCGCCGAAATCCTCTCGGATTCAGGTTTCGTCTCTATGGCTCTGACTCTCGAGCTCGTCTCTCAGTCCCTCGTCCCACAGTCCCCTTCTCTCACCATCTTCGCTCCACCAGACACCGCCTTCACCCGATCGGGTCagccctccctctctctgctCCAAATCCACTTCTGCCCTCTCCCTCTGCCCCTCCAGACCCTCAAAGCCCTCCCCGCCGGCACCAAGATCCCAACTTTGCTATCTGGGCACTCTCTCATCGTCACCACACCGTCCTCCGGGGCCCCAATTTCACTCAACAACGTCAAGATTACATCCGCAGCGCCCCTTTACGATGATGGGTTTTTGATCATTTTCGGAGTTGATAAATTTTTCGACGCCAATTTTCAGCTTCCCATCCCAATTCGGAGCCCCGTTCCAGATCCGGTATGTGAGTCTTCGACATCGTCATCGTCAGCGAACGTTACAACCACAATTGGGTTTCCGGGTGCTTCTTGGTTTGAAGGAGCGAGTGCGGTTCTGAGGTCAAATGGGTACAATGTCATGGCCTCGTTTCTTGATTTACAGCTTGTGGGGTTCAAGAACCCGAATTCGATGACTGTCTTTGCTCCTCTTGACCAAGCAATTGAGAACCCTCTGCAATACCCTTCCATCTTTCTCCGACATGTCGTTCCCTGCCGGCTTTTGTGGAGCGATTTGGTGCGTTTCGACGAAGGGACTGTTTTGCCGACGTATATGGAGGGGTTTACTATCACCATCTCCAGGTCTGGTGACGTGTTGTTGCTTAATGGAGTTCCGGTTTTCTTTGCGAACATGTACTACAGCGACTCCTTGGTTGTTCATGGTCTCCGCGAGAGTCTTGTAATGCtagagatgccagaagttgcAGATGAGTCTTCACCTGAGAGTGGAACCAACGATGAGGTGCCTTTTGATAATACTGAGTTTTAA
- the LOC117625330 gene encoding sulfhydryl oxidase 2 isoform X2, whose amino-acid sequence MSRALWLLILSLFSLTFTLSASSSSWGSRSILRAVNTDNADVHDYAVELNATNFDEVLRDTPASFAVVEFFAHWCPACRNYKPQYEKVARLFNGPDAVHPGIILMTRVDCASKINTKLCDNFSVGHYPMLFWGPPSKFASAGWEPTQTKSDIRVIADGRTADRLLSWINKQTGSSFALDDQKFENEHLSSNVSDPGQIARAVYDVEEATSTAFEIILGHKMIKSNTRASLVKFLQLLVAHHPSRRCRKGSAEVLVNFDDLCPLDMWSADRQGDQDVQAALGNFQICGRDVPRGYWMFCRGSKNDTRGFSCGLWVLLHSLSVRIEDGESNFAFTTICDFVHNFFICEECRQHFYDMCSSVSTPFNKSRDFALWLWSAHNKVNERLIKEEASLGTADPKFPKMIWPLRQFCPSCYLSRSQKNDGIEWDQDEVFKFLKEYYGKTLVSLYKDKGINGNDGTNRVLEDLVPSTNAIVVPLGAALAVAVASCAFGALACYWRSQQKSRKPRRSWS is encoded by the exons ATGTCTCGTGCACTTTGGCTTCTGATTCTGAGCCTCTTTTCGTTGACCTTCACACTCTccgcttcttcttcctcgtGGGGATCGCGCTCGATCCTCCGTGCCGTCAATACAGACAACGCTGATGTTCACGACTACGCCGTCGAATTGAATGCCACGAATTTCGATGAAGTCCTCAGAGACACCCCTGCCTCCTTTGCCGTAGTCGAATTCTTCGCTCACTG GTGTCCGGCTTGCAGAAACTATAAG CCCCAATATGAAAAGGTTGCGAGGCTTTTCAATGGGCCTGATGCTGTGCATCCAGGGATCATATTAATGACAAGGGTGGACTGTGCCTCAAAG ATAAATACCAAACTCTGTGATAACTTTTCTGTGGGTCATTATCCTATGCTCTTTTGGGGACCTCCATCTAAATTTGCATCTGCCGGTTGGGAACCTACACAAACCAAAAGTGATATACGTGTCATTGCTGATGGCCGCACAGCTGATCGATTGCTTAGTTGGATCAACAAGCAAACAGGCAG CTCATTCGCCTTGGATGAtcagaaatttgaaaatgagcATCTTTCGTCAAATGTGTCGGACCCTGGGCAG ATTGCTCGGGCTGTCTATGACGTTGAGGAAGCAACATCAACTGCTTTTGAAATAATCTTAGGACACAAG ATGATCAAATCAAATACACGGGCTTCATTAGTGAAATTTCTTCAACTTTTGGTGGCTCATCATCCTTCTAGGAG GTGCCGAAAGGGAAGTGCAGAGGTACTAGTGAATTTTGATGACTTGTGCCCACTAGATATGTGGTCAGCTGACAGACAGGGAGACCAAGATGTACAGGCTGCTCTGGGGAATTTTCAGATTTGTGGTAGAGATGTTCCTCGAGGATATTGG ATGTTTTGCCGTGGCAGCAAAAATGATACCAGGGGCTTTAG CTGCggattatgggttcttctacaTTCACTTTCAGTTAGAATTGAGGATGGAGAGAGCAATTTTGCGTTCACCACAATATGTGATTTTGTGCATAACTTCTTCATCTGTGAGGAATGCCGCCAACATTTTTACGATATGTGTTCAAG TGTTTCTACTCCTTTCAACAAGTCCCGCGACTTTGCCCTTTGGCTGTGGAGTGCTCACAATAAAGTCAATGAGAGATTGATTAAAGAGGAAGCCTCTTTAGGAACTGCTGATCCCAAATTCCCAAAAATGATTTGGCCTCTTAGGCAGTTCTGCCCATCTTGTTACCTCTCTCGTAGCCAGAAAAATGACGGAATTGAATGGGACCAGGATGAGGTGTTCAAATTTCTGAAAGAATATTATGGGAAAACGCTTGTTTCTCTTTACAAAGACAAGGGTATTAATGGGAATGACGGGACAAACAGGGTTCTTGAAGATTTGGTGCCCTCAACAAATGCGATTGTGGTGCCTCTGGGGGCTGCATTggctgttgctgttgctagTTGTGCATTCGGAGCGCTTGCTTGCTACTGGCGTTCGCAGCAAAAGAGTCGGAA GCCAAGGAGAAGCTGGAGCTAG
- the LOC117637167 gene encoding tetratricopeptide repeat protein 5-like isoform X2, which produces MSSQAVEDDALVKATRATEALYLVRDTYFPPNPDDKIAKLNAESDLALSLLDSIPPEQRKLPAQRAKYEYLRGKILDVLPDYRKEAEDHLSKAVKLNPSLADAWLCLGNCIWKKGDLYSAKNCFTLALSKGPNKQILCQLSMLERKMAQGTDNQAELVDESIQHAKEAITLDVKDGNSWYNLGNACLTSFFVTGAWDHARLLKSLKAYQNAEKDERMKSNPDLYFNSATVNKYLENYERALTGFEAAALKDPGLSAMEEVQKIVNLLDKLDNLLRGHARSKRLASLASSLAAVNYQRRRSADNFGPFSSACQFFLERKVVPVQIISCGFHRTNACKWKGSDSSPSSPYLNLCTTQTMIMVLSEVFVS; this is translated from the exons ATGAGCAGTCAAGCAGTGGAAGACGACGCTCTGGTCAAAGCCACCAGAGCTACCGAAGCGCTTTACCTAGTTCGAGACACTTACTTTCCGCCCAACCCAGATGACAAAATCGCCAAATTGAATGCCGAATCCGATCTCGCTCTCAGCCTTCTTGATTCCATTCCTCCTG AGCAAAGGAAACTTCCAGCCCAGCGTGCAAAATACGAATATCTGAGAGGAAAGATATTGGATGTCTTGCCGGACTATAGAAAAGAAGCAGAGGATCATCTCTCAAAAGCT GTTAAGTTGAATCCATCTCTTGCAGATGCTTGGCTATGTTTAGGTAACTGCATTTGGAAGAAGGGAGATCTATATTCAGCCAAGAACTGCTTTACTCTTGCACTAAGCAAG GGTCCAAACAAACAGATACTTTGTCAACTGTCCATGCTCGAAAGGAAAATGGCTCAAG GTACTGATAATCAGGCAGAACTTGTTGATGAAAGCATTCAACATGCCAAGGAAGCCATAACTTTGGATGTCAAGGATGGGAATTCTTGGT ATAATCTTGGAAATGCATGTCTTACAAGTTTCTTTGTAACTGGAGCTTGGGACCACGCCAGACTTCTGAAGTCTTTGAAGGCATACCAAAATGCT GAAAAGGATGAAAGAATGAAGTCCAATCCAGACCTATATTTTAACTCTGCCACT GTAAACAAATATCTAGAAAACTATGAAAGGGCCCTTACTGGATTTGAAGCTGCCGCTTTAAAGGATCCTGGTCTCAGTGCTATGGAGGAGGTTCAAAAGATTGTTAACCTTCTTGACAAGTTAGATAATTTGTTAAGG GGACATGCTAGATCTAAACGGCTTGCATCTTTAGCATCATCTCTGGCTGCTGTGAACT ATCAAAGAAGGAGATCAGCTGACAATTTTGGACCCTTTTCATCGGCATGTCAATTTTTCTTGGAAAGAAAAG TTGTACCAGTTCAAATCATTTCGTGTGGATTTCATAGAACAAATGCTTGTAAATGGAAAGGCTCTGACTCCTCACCAAGCAGTCCGTACCTCAATTTATGCACAACACAAACCATGATAATGGTCTTGAGTGAAGTTTTTGTGAGTTGA
- the LOC117616034 gene encoding GDSL esterase/lipase 6: protein MEKVQVVLIMMVRVVFFLASIFLSVSSAKHSPSSVNVVSGIFIFGDSIFDAGNNHFNKNSTAQADFPPYGSTFFHYPTGRFTNGRTVADFISQFMGIDLQKPYLEAQIEVLNGSLKDYPSNGINFASAGSGVLQATNSDLGVTSLQEQLRQFQTLVEQNQVNKTLVQNSIFLFESGSNDIFSYFIPIDPPKLDPDAYVQAMLTQVSKFLDQIYKLGARRVSVFSLGPVGCVPARALLPGTPIDRCYGKMNAMVNKFNKGLESLVNDMPSKHRGVLSVYGAVYDIVQHFRATPTRYRFSDVSSACCGEGTLGGMIQCGKEGYGLCPNPNEFLFWDYFHPSERAYKLISKALWAGKKSRIRPLNLKTLVNISLPHV, encoded by the exons aTGGAGAAAGTGCAAGTGGTCTTGATCATGATGGTTAGAGtagttttctttcttgcatCTATATTCTTATCTGTTTCCTCGGCAAAACATTCTCCGTCCAGTGTTAACGTTGTTTCTGGGATCTTCATCTTCGGAGACTCAATCTTCGACGCCGGAAACAACCACTTCAACAAGAACAGCACCGCTCAAGCAGATTTTCCCCCCTACGGCTCAACCTTCTTCCACTACCCCACTGGCAGGTTCACTAATGGCAGAACTGTTGCTGACTTCATTT CACAATTCATGGGCATTGATCTTCAAAAACCATATCTTGAGGCACAGATTGAAGTTCTCAATGGAAGCCTTAAAGATTATCCCTCCAATGGCATTAACTTTGCCAGTGCTGGCAGTGGTGTTTTGCAGGCAACAAATAGCGATTTG GGCGTGACCTCACTCCAGGAACAATTACGACAATTCCAAACACTGGTGGAGCAAAACCAGGTTAACAAAACCCTAGTCCAAAACTCAATCTTCTTGTTCGAGTCTGGTTCCAACGACATCTTCAGCTACTTCATCCCAATTGACCCTCCAAAACTTGACCCCGACGCCTATGTGCAAGCCATGCTAACGCAAGTCTCAAAATTCTTGGACCAAATTTACAAACTGGGCGCTCGCCGAGTCTCCGTATTTTCACTGGGACCTGTTGGGTGTGTCCCAGCCAGGGCCCTCTTGCCAGGCACACCCATAGATCGATGTTACGGGAAGATGAATGCTATGGTCAACAAATTCAACAAGGGTCTAGAAAGCTTGGTCAACGATATGCCTTCTAAGCACCGCGGTGTGCTCAGTGTTTATGGTGCAGTCTATGACATTGTTCAACACTTTCGAGCCACTCCTACACGTTATC GGTTTTCGGACGTATCGAGTGCATGTTGCGGGGAAGGTACTCTAGGGGGAATGATACAGTGCGGCAAGGAGGGCTACGGGCTTTGTCCAAATCCCAATGAGTTTTTGTTCTGGGATTATTTCCATCCGTCGGAGCGTGCTTACAAGCTCATATCCAAGGCCTTGTGGGCTGGCAAGAAATCTCGAATTAGACCTCTTAATTTGAAGACTCTAGTCAACATTAGCCTCCCTCATGTTTGA
- the LOC117637167 gene encoding tetratricopeptide repeat protein 5-like isoform X1 translates to MSSQAVEDDALVKATRATEALYLVRDTYFPPNPDDKIAKLNAESDLALSLLDSIPPEQRKLPAQRAKYEYLRGKILDVLPDYRKEAEDHLSKAVKLNPSLADAWLCLGNCIWKKGDLYSAKNCFTLALSKGPNKQILCQLSMLERKMAQGTDNQAELVDESIQHAKEAITLDVKDGNSWYNLGNACLTSFFVTGAWDHARLLKSLKAYQNAEKDERMKSNPDLYFNSATVNKYLENYERALTGFEAAALKDPGLSAMEEVQKIVNLLDKLDNLLRGHARSKRLASLASSLAAVNLNSSYRRATVDLLSEGLNKAVALIGKVLFFIKHENVAPLYYLACDANQICFVVSVYGIQYDLIKEGDQLTILDPFHRHVNFSWKEKLYQFKSFRVDFIEQMLVNGKALTPHQAVRTSIYAQHKP, encoded by the exons ATGAGCAGTCAAGCAGTGGAAGACGACGCTCTGGTCAAAGCCACCAGAGCTACCGAAGCGCTTTACCTAGTTCGAGACACTTACTTTCCGCCCAACCCAGATGACAAAATCGCCAAATTGAATGCCGAATCCGATCTCGCTCTCAGCCTTCTTGATTCCATTCCTCCTG AGCAAAGGAAACTTCCAGCCCAGCGTGCAAAATACGAATATCTGAGAGGAAAGATATTGGATGTCTTGCCGGACTATAGAAAAGAAGCAGAGGATCATCTCTCAAAAGCT GTTAAGTTGAATCCATCTCTTGCAGATGCTTGGCTATGTTTAGGTAACTGCATTTGGAAGAAGGGAGATCTATATTCAGCCAAGAACTGCTTTACTCTTGCACTAAGCAAG GGTCCAAACAAACAGATACTTTGTCAACTGTCCATGCTCGAAAGGAAAATGGCTCAAG GTACTGATAATCAGGCAGAACTTGTTGATGAAAGCATTCAACATGCCAAGGAAGCCATAACTTTGGATGTCAAGGATGGGAATTCTTGGT ATAATCTTGGAAATGCATGTCTTACAAGTTTCTTTGTAACTGGAGCTTGGGACCACGCCAGACTTCTGAAGTCTTTGAAGGCATACCAAAATGCT GAAAAGGATGAAAGAATGAAGTCCAATCCAGACCTATATTTTAACTCTGCCACT GTAAACAAATATCTAGAAAACTATGAAAGGGCCCTTACTGGATTTGAAGCTGCCGCTTTAAAGGATCCTGGTCTCAGTGCTATGGAGGAGGTTCAAAAGATTGTTAACCTTCTTGACAAGTTAGATAATTTGTTAAGG GGACATGCTAGATCTAAACGGCTTGCATCTTTAGCATCATCTCTGGCTGCTGTGAACT TGAACTCCTCGTACAGAAGAGCTACTGTAGATCTTCTGTCAGAGGGTCTGAACAAAGCAGTAGCACTAATAGGAAAAGTGTTATTCTTCATTAAGCATGAGAATGTTGCTCCACT GTATTATTTGGCATGTGATGCAAATCAAATATGCTTCGTTGTGTCCGTTTATGGCATTCAGTATGATTTG ATCAAAGAAGGAGATCAGCTGACAATTTTGGACCCTTTTCATCGGCATGTCAATTTTTCTTGGAAAGAAAAG TTGTACCAGTTCAAATCATTTCGTGTGGATTTCATAGAACAAATGCTTGTAAATGGAAAGGCTCTGACTCCTCACCAAGCAGTCCGTACCTCAATTTATGCACAACACAAACCATGA
- the LOC117625379 gene encoding repressor of RNA polymerase III transcription MAF1 homolog, which translates to MKFLEYTPLERLNDFFSHLNLGGRTINGCLEAYSCKHTGSDKKLSLSLENEILDYLGKSSDTDSSSPAEFLLTRSSRKTLIYLVLTLYHLYPDYDFSAVNAHQFFTEESWDSFKQMFDTYMFEASKEWTETNEGSSLLEALYKALDEVVRLAECEVYSYVPDSDADPFLERGAVWSFNFFFYNRKLKRVVSFRLSCESNLVADGLCYEEDGEIFDGMDI; encoded by the exons ATGAAGTTCTTGGAATACACCCCGTTGGAACG ATTAAATGATTTCTTTAGTCATTTGAATCTCGGAGGGCGAACCATTAATGGTTGTCTTGAAGCTTACTCTT GTAAACACACGGGATCGGATAAGAAATTGTCTCTCAGTTTGGAGAATGAG ATTCTTGATTATCTTGGGAAATCTTCGGACACTGACTCTTCCTCACCTGCTGAATTCCTGCTGACCAGATCCAG CCGGAAGACATTGATTTACCTGGTTTTGACACTCTATCACTTGTATCCGGACTATGACTTCAG TGCAGTAAATGCTCACCAGTTCTTCACAGAGGAAAGCTGGGACAGTTTTAAGCAAATGTTTGATACCTATATGTTTGAAGCATCAAAG GAATGGACAGAGACCAATGAGGGCAGTTCCTTGCTGGAAGCTTTGTACAAGGCTTTGGATGAG GTCGTTAGATTAGCAGAATGTGAAGTTTACAGTTACGTTCCCGACTCTGACGCTGATCCGTTTCTTGAGAGAGGAGCTGT ATGGTCattcaacttctttttctaTAATAGAAAACTTAAACGTGTTGTGAGTTTCCGTCTCAGTTGTGAAAG TAACTTGGTGGCTGATGGGCTGTGCTATGAGGAAGATGGAGAAATTTTTGATGGCATGGACATTTGA